A single window of Sneathiella limimaris DNA harbors:
- a CDS encoding ROK family protein yields the protein MRYGIDLGGTKTEIIALDSNGQEVFRKRQPTPRGNYEAIVDNMASLVAAADEATGSKGSVGVGIPGVVSPLTGLVKNANTTELIGFPLDLDLAKRIDRPVKTENDANCFALSEATDGAGEGAKSVFGIIIGTGVGGGIVIGGKIHRGANAVGGEWGHTPLPWANQNEHPGPACWCGRKGCIETFLSGPGMSQFHNAVGAHGPSAEEIVRQAKEGDAAALKSISIYERRLAKALSGIVNILDPEVIVCGGGLSNIERLYENVPKLLQEYVFSDGITTKLVPARYGDSSGVRGAAWLWD from the coding sequence ATGAGATATGGGATTGACCTTGGTGGGACCAAGACAGAAATCATCGCGCTGGACTCAAATGGCCAAGAAGTTTTCCGCAAACGTCAGCCAACGCCCCGGGGAAATTATGAGGCTATTGTGGATAACATGGCATCACTTGTGGCTGCGGCCGATGAAGCGACGGGATCTAAGGGAAGCGTCGGTGTCGGCATTCCGGGTGTTGTCTCCCCTCTCACTGGACTAGTTAAAAACGCGAATACGACTGAACTGATTGGTTTTCCTCTGGATTTAGATCTCGCAAAGCGGATTGATCGCCCCGTAAAAACTGAAAATGACGCTAATTGTTTTGCCCTATCTGAAGCAACAGATGGCGCAGGAGAAGGTGCAAAATCTGTTTTTGGAATTATTATCGGCACAGGGGTCGGTGGCGGCATTGTCATTGGCGGCAAAATCCATCGAGGCGCAAATGCTGTTGGCGGAGAATGGGGACATACTCCTCTGCCTTGGGCTAACCAAAACGAACATCCAGGACCCGCTTGTTGGTGCGGCAGAAAAGGCTGCATCGAAACTTTCCTATCTGGTCCTGGAATGAGCCAATTTCACAATGCTGTTGGCGCACACGGACCATCTGCCGAGGAAATCGTACGTCAGGCGAAAGAGGGTGATGCCGCTGCGCTGAAAAGCATTAGCATTTATGAACGACGTCTGGCGAAAGCACTATCCGGTATCGTCAATATCCTGGATCCCGAGGTCATAGTATGCGGTGGCGGCCTTTCGAATATTGAAAGACTCTACGAAAATGTTCCAAAGCTGCTTCAAGAGTATGTGTTTTCCGATGGCATCACTACTAAACTAGTTCCTGCCCGCTACGGAGACTCCTCTGGTGTGCGCGGTGCCGCATGG
- a CDS encoding DUF3572 domain-containing protein, with product MNQELADIISFQAITYLLSDEKRISWLLGETGLDTNELKNNPGNPEILAGILDFLMNHENLLLEFCEQFDVDPTSFQKIRHLYPGFNQDM from the coding sequence ATGAATCAAGAACTTGCTGATATAATCTCGTTTCAAGCCATAACTTACCTGTTATCTGATGAAAAAAGGATCTCCTGGCTTCTCGGTGAAACAGGATTGGACACAAATGAACTCAAAAACAACCCAGGAAACCCTGAAATCCTCGCAGGGATCCTCGATTTCTTGATGAATCACGAGAACTTGTTGCTTGAATTTTGTGAACAGTTTGACGTAGATCCCACTTCTTTTCAAAAAATCAGACACCTTTACCCCGGTTTCAATCAGGATATGTGA
- a CDS encoding response regulator: protein MTSDNKKQVLIVEDNELNMKLFHDLLEAHGYSTLQTKDGMEALSLAREHKPDLILMDIQLPEVSGLEVTKWIKEDENLRSIPVVAVTAFAMKGDEEKIREGGCEAYVAKPISVENFINTVKEFLD, encoded by the coding sequence ATGACTTCTGATAATAAAAAACAGGTTCTGATTGTTGAAGACAATGAATTGAACATGAAGCTTTTCCATGACCTTTTGGAAGCGCATGGCTATTCAACATTGCAGACAAAGGACGGAATGGAGGCCTTGTCGCTCGCGCGTGAACACAAGCCTGATCTCATTTTAATGGATATCCAATTGCCAGAAGTCTCTGGCTTGGAAGTTACTAAGTGGATTAAGGAGGATGAAAACCTCCGTTCTATTCCCGTTGTTGCCGTGACGGCCTTTGCAATGAAAGGTGACGAGGAAAAAATTCGCGAAGGCGGATGTGAAGCGTATGTTGCAAAACCAATTTCCGTTGAAAATTTCATCAACACTGTCAAAGAGTTTTTAGATTAA
- a CDS encoding PleD family two-component system response regulator, producing the protein MSARILVVDDVVPNVKILEAKLSVEYYDVITAYNGPDALELAHEKSPDLILLDVMMPQMDGFEVCQRLKKDPKTAHIPVVMVTALSETADRVQGLESGADDFLTKPVDDVALFARVKSLLRLKMMMDEFRLREATSFDLGVINPEEDENSQQIKGRILAIDDNDFSSQQLRQIYEDKYDLTIESNMDEAQVLARGGDFDLAVVSLGSTSFDPLRLCSRIRTFEETRQLPILTLVDEADSDKLVKGLELGVNDYVMRPIDKNELIVRTRTQVLRKQYQDRLRHNYHRSMELAVTDSLTGLYNRRYMTNHLETLQGSAQADYKPVSLLILDIDYFKKVNDTHGHDVGDEVLKQFAGRMIKSVRGIDLACRYGGEEFVVVMPDTDLAVALGVAERLRKEVGDSPFHIPGVNLTLDITCSIGVAMANQEETTESLIKRADEALYQAKRDGRNRVVTAS; encoded by the coding sequence ATGTCTGCAAGAATTCTTGTCGTCGACGACGTCGTCCCTAATGTCAAGATATTGGAAGCCAAGCTTTCAGTAGAGTATTATGACGTTATCACGGCATATAATGGTCCTGATGCGTTGGAGTTGGCGCATGAGAAATCGCCTGATCTCATCCTTTTGGATGTGATGATGCCGCAGATGGATGGTTTTGAAGTCTGCCAAAGGCTGAAAAAGGATCCAAAGACAGCCCACATTCCTGTAGTGATGGTTACGGCTCTTAGCGAAACTGCAGATCGTGTTCAGGGTCTTGAATCTGGTGCTGATGATTTTCTGACGAAACCTGTTGATGATGTCGCTCTTTTTGCGCGGGTTAAATCCTTGCTTCGTTTGAAAATGATGATGGATGAATTCCGCCTTCGCGAGGCGACCAGCTTTGATCTGGGTGTGATCAATCCAGAAGAAGATGAAAACTCTCAGCAGATTAAGGGCCGGATCCTGGCCATTGATGATAATGATTTTTCCAGCCAACAACTTCGTCAGATTTATGAAGACAAATATGATCTGACGATCGAATCCAATATGGATGAGGCTCAGGTTCTTGCCAGGGGCGGGGACTTTGATCTTGCGGTTGTTAGTCTTGGCTCTACCAGTTTTGATCCGCTGCGGCTATGTTCCCGGATCAGGACTTTTGAAGAAACTCGGCAATTGCCAATTTTGACACTCGTTGATGAAGCTGACTCAGATAAATTGGTTAAAGGGCTTGAGCTTGGCGTGAACGATTACGTCATGCGTCCGATCGATAAAAATGAGCTGATTGTGCGGACCCGTACCCAGGTCTTGAGGAAACAGTATCAGGATAGATTACGTCATAACTACCATAGAAGTATGGAGCTTGCGGTCACGGATTCGTTAACGGGACTATATAACCGTCGATATATGACCAACCACCTTGAAACGCTTCAAGGAAGTGCTCAGGCAGACTATAAACCAGTTTCCCTGCTAATTTTGGACATTGATTACTTTAAAAAGGTCAATGACACGCACGGGCATGATGTCGGTGATGAAGTGTTGAAGCAATTTGCTGGCCGTATGATTAAAAGTGTCCGCGGTATTGATCTTGCTTGCCGGTATGGTGGCGAAGAATTTGTTGTCGTAATGCCCGATACTGATCTAGCAGTTGCGCTGGGCGTTGCTGAACGCCTTCGAAAAGAGGTTGGCGATAGTCCTTTTCATATCCCTGGTGTCAATTTGACATTGGATATTACCTGTTCCATCGGTGTTGCGATGGCCAACCAGGAAGAAACAACTGAAAGTTTGATTAAGAGAGCCGACGAGGCGCTCTATCAAGCTAAGCGTGACGGACGTAATAGGGTCGTCACCGCTTCCTGA
- the rpmG gene encoding 50S ribosomal protein L33: MAKPTTLKIKLVSTAGTGFYYVTKKNPRTLTEKMVMRKYDPVVRKHVEFKEAKIK; encoded by the coding sequence ATGGCTAAGCCAACTACGCTGAAAATTAAACTTGTTAGCACTGCTGGCACAGGGTTCTATTACGTAACAAAGAAGAACCCACGGACATTGACTGAAAAGATGGTCATGCGCAAATATGATCCAGTTGTCCGCAAGCATGTGGAATTCAAGGAAGCTAAAATTAAGTAA
- a CDS encoding MFS transporter, protein MLKNNPIYTIIAAATAMGLSVSLSIPLVSLALERRDVGADIIGWMGALPALAFLMVSPLVPALARMFGSGPLLWASIGICSGSILGLAFSENLVLWFLLRLFIGVGMSILFLISETWINQVAKEEKRGQTIGIYVSVLTGGFALGPILINFLGSEGSFPFIVSALIVASSALIFLISSHDYPKFTEKSSFSVLSFIRIAPVICSAALLLSFFDGAVMTLLPVYGVRHAMTEGTAVLMTSTLLAGNILLQYPIGWIADRVGENLVILVCGIVGLGGSLALPYLIGTTYLLWPALLVWGGAVVGTYTLALVIMGRLFTGAELITANATAGVLWGVGSLIGPAIGGYAMKFSSSFGMPLVFAALCAFFVSLNLWQITKKQVT, encoded by the coding sequence ATGCTCAAAAACAATCCGATTTATACGATTATCGCTGCCGCGACAGCGATGGGGCTGTCGGTTAGCCTATCTATTCCGCTCGTGAGCCTTGCCCTTGAAAGACGAGATGTTGGAGCGGATATTATTGGTTGGATGGGCGCCCTTCCTGCCCTTGCCTTTCTGATGGTGTCACCGCTTGTGCCTGCCCTGGCCAGGATGTTTGGTTCTGGCCCCTTACTTTGGGCTTCTATCGGGATCTGTAGTGGATCAATCTTAGGCCTGGCGTTCAGTGAGAATCTAGTTCTCTGGTTTTTGTTACGCCTATTCATTGGCGTGGGCATGTCGATCCTGTTTTTAATCAGCGAAACCTGGATAAACCAAGTTGCGAAAGAGGAAAAACGAGGGCAGACAATCGGGATCTATGTTTCTGTGCTTACTGGTGGTTTTGCCTTAGGCCCCATCTTAATCAATTTCTTGGGATCAGAGGGTTCTTTTCCGTTTATTGTATCGGCATTGATCGTTGCCTCATCAGCTTTAATCTTTCTAATTTCCAGTCATGATTATCCTAAGTTCACAGAAAAGAGCAGTTTTTCAGTTCTATCGTTTATCCGAATAGCACCAGTCATCTGTTCCGCAGCCCTGCTCCTTTCCTTCTTTGATGGAGCAGTCATGACACTACTCCCGGTCTATGGAGTTAGACACGCAATGACTGAAGGAACGGCTGTCTTAATGACCAGCACCTTATTGGCTGGAAATATCTTACTTCAGTATCCGATCGGATGGATCGCTGATCGAGTTGGTGAGAATCTTGTGATTTTAGTATGTGGTATTGTTGGACTGGGTGGCTCCCTCGCCCTTCCCTATCTAATTGGAACGACTTACTTGTTGTGGCCTGCCTTGCTCGTGTGGGGAGGTGCTGTGGTGGGCACCTACACCCTTGCTCTGGTGATTATGGGCCGACTTTTTACCGGCGCAGAACTGATCACCGCAAATGCCACAGCTGGGGTCCTTTGGGGCGTGGGTAGCCTCATAGGACCTGCTATAGGAGGGTATGCGATGAAGTTTTCATCCTCCTTTGGAATGCCCTTAGTTTTCGCAGCTTTGTGCGCTTTTTTTGTTAGCTTAAACCTTTGGCAAATTACCAAAAAACAGGTCACCTAG
- a CDS encoding NUDIX hydrolase, with amino-acid sequence MTTNTPLQHPVKPRDASSLIIYDKQASGTYVLMGKRAKAHRFLPNVFVFPGGRVDATDSAIEALRPLQPTVSKYLSNPGDKSHAIACAAARETQEETGLILGTEENGDLKPDLSRVEFLARAITPAHNPIRFNTRFLTVDANQISGDLGGSGELLELQWFKIEDALAMPLVDVTEFVLEVLNNRLSSHNHSDNIIPLFTYRNGKPLIRWLPH; translated from the coding sequence ATGACAACCAACACGCCATTGCAACATCCAGTCAAACCTCGAGATGCCTCAAGCCTGATTATCTATGATAAGCAAGCAAGTGGCACCTATGTTCTGATGGGCAAGCGTGCCAAGGCCCATCGATTTCTCCCTAACGTCTTTGTGTTTCCGGGTGGAAGAGTTGATGCGACTGATAGCGCTATCGAAGCCCTGAGACCTTTGCAACCAACCGTATCTAAATATCTATCCAATCCAGGGGATAAATCCCATGCAATCGCCTGTGCGGCTGCTCGGGAAACCCAGGAAGAAACAGGTCTAATTCTTGGCACAGAAGAGAATGGAGACCTGAAACCCGACCTTTCCCGCGTCGAATTTCTAGCGCGGGCAATAACCCCTGCGCACAATCCGATCCGGTTCAACACGAGATTCTTAACTGTTGATGCCAATCAGATCAGCGGCGATCTTGGTGGGTCTGGAGAGCTACTGGAACTTCAATGGTTCAAAATTGAAGATGCCTTGGCGATGCCTTTAGTAGATGTGACAGAGTTTGTTTTGGAAGTCCTTAACAACAGACTTTCTTCCCACAATCATTCTGATAATATCATTCCCCTTTTCACATATAGAAATGGTAAGCCATTGATCCGTTGGCTACCCCACTAG
- a CDS encoding NUDIX hydrolase, with amino-acid sequence MENKKKRVVAEDRKDGTKAPRPKDASTIIIHRQSGPRTEILMGERSSRHSFMPNTYVFPGGRVDAGDARIIPAKDLREDVLERLCRGGCTPARARALAIAAIRETFEETGLLISASYGAPRRSKLQVWNDFGTVTCGPDLSRLDYIARAVTPPMRKKRFNTRFFVLDGNEIEGNLGGSDELLDMKWVTLSEARDLEIPAITEYILGEVETYLKEKPKTISSYPVKLFKMVNGKRVYTTE; translated from the coding sequence ATGGAAAATAAGAAAAAACGCGTTGTTGCGGAAGACCGTAAAGACGGTACAAAAGCCCCTCGTCCTAAAGACGCCTCCACCATCATCATCCACCGCCAGAGTGGTCCTCGTACTGAAATATTGATGGGTGAGCGCAGCTCCCGTCATAGCTTCATGCCAAACACATATGTGTTTCCAGGAGGTCGTGTTGATGCTGGCGATGCCCGCATAATTCCAGCTAAAGATTTACGCGAGGATGTGCTTGAGCGACTGTGCCGCGGGGGATGCACTCCTGCCCGCGCCCGTGCACTCGCCATTGCCGCTATCCGAGAAACTTTTGAAGAGACGGGACTTCTGATTTCCGCATCCTATGGCGCGCCCCGAAGATCCAAGCTACAAGTTTGGAATGATTTTGGAACAGTCACCTGCGGCCCTGATCTTTCAAGGCTCGACTATATCGCCAGAGCTGTTACCCCTCCGATGCGAAAAAAACGATTCAACACCCGCTTCTTCGTCCTTGATGGAAATGAAATAGAGGGCAACCTCGGGGGATCTGACGAGCTTTTGGATATGAAATGGGTCACCCTATCTGAAGCTCGGGATCTTGAGATACCAGCGATTACCGAATATATCCTGGGCGAGGTAGAAACCTACCTGAAAGAAAAGCCAAAGACTATATCGTCTTATCCGGTTAAGCTCTTTAAAATGGTCAATGGTAAGCGGGTTTATACAACAGAATGA
- a CDS encoding DUF983 domain-containing protein, whose product MTEERPFGTSFFRGLRKKCPQCGEGRVFNGYIKVKPVCDVCGLELHHQRADDAPPYFTMLIVLHFVGSGILTTQQMYDWPNWVHMSIWIPAATIASLLLLPPIKGALIAIQWARFMHGFSGEKEGYTAQQID is encoded by the coding sequence ATGACTGAAGAAAGACCATTTGGAACTTCTTTTTTTCGGGGATTGCGAAAAAAGTGCCCTCAGTGCGGTGAGGGCCGTGTTTTTAACGGCTACATCAAGGTGAAACCCGTATGTGATGTTTGTGGACTGGAACTTCATCACCAGCGGGCAGACGATGCGCCCCCCTATTTCACAATGCTAATCGTTCTGCATTTTGTCGGGTCAGGCATTCTGACAACACAGCAGATGTATGACTGGCCAAACTGGGTTCACATGTCAATCTGGATTCCGGCAGCCACGATTGCTTCTCTTCTACTACTCCCGCCTATCAAAGGCGCGTTAATCGCTATTCAGTGGGCTCGTTTTATGCATGGCTTTAGCGGTGAGAAAGAGGGTTATACGGCTCAGCAAATTGATTAA
- the rnr gene encoding ribonuclease R, giving the protein MTNRTKWQAHLPTKDQVREFITSSTGPVGKREIAKAFGIKGADRIYLKQMLKELLEEGVLEKGHRRSINPAGTLPPVLIIEITRIDDQGEAIAKPVKWDEDTPPPVIFVNNKTGNRKGPAPGVGDRLLARTHRQPNGHYEAKIIRHLKAAEGPILGIFTRTGNNGRVQPTDRKNKKEIVILDEYSKGAQSGEVVICELLPGRQFGLPEGKITERLGPMGDAQSISMIAIHTHGIPYEFSETVKKEALKAKPVTLGKRTDLRDVPILTIDPADARDRDDAVWAAPDDDPENPGGWQAIVAIADVAYYVRAGSALDTSALERGNSVYFPDRVVPMLPHELSSDLCSLHEGVDRPVMAVQMWFDKNGKKLRHKFMRALINSVASLTYRQAQDSHEGHPDEQTEPLKPILDSLFEAYKALKKARDKREPLDLELPERKIELNEDGFIKAVTKKTRFTAHMLIEEFMIQANVCAAETLIKKKRPCMFRVHEPPDQDKLEGLKETLSDMDINFAKGQVMKTATFNRILSQAKTETDRELVSALVLRSQSQAVYSPDNRHHFGLNLKNYAHFTSPIRRYADLLVHRSLISAHGFGNDGLSDEVADNFDAIGEQISNLERRAMLAERQTLDRFTAVYHANQVDKIFEAKVTGVTRAGLFVSLEPTGADALAPISTLGHDFFIYDQDRHKLIGERTGVVFQLADKIMVRLREVDIPTGSMVVSVEEEDGSSAFDAKARGKSRRALSKGRKPGTAPTGKPRKKRTTPKGKKRAQQRKSHQS; this is encoded by the coding sequence GTGACCAATAGAACAAAATGGCAGGCCCATCTGCCCACCAAAGACCAAGTCCGAGAATTTATTACTTCCAGCACTGGTCCCGTTGGTAAACGGGAAATAGCCAAAGCCTTTGGGATTAAAGGTGCGGATCGGATCTACCTCAAACAGATGCTTAAAGAGCTGCTTGAGGAAGGTGTCCTGGAAAAAGGCCATCGCAGATCAATTAATCCTGCAGGAACGCTCCCGCCTGTCTTGATCATTGAAATTACCCGCATTGATGACCAGGGGGAAGCGATAGCCAAACCTGTCAAATGGGATGAAGACACTCCACCACCAGTAATCTTCGTGAACAACAAGACTGGAAACCGAAAGGGCCCTGCGCCTGGGGTTGGGGATCGTCTCTTAGCCAGAACTCACCGCCAACCAAATGGTCATTATGAAGCTAAGATCATCCGCCATCTTAAGGCTGCCGAAGGGCCCATTCTTGGTATCTTTACGCGAACAGGAAATAATGGGCGGGTTCAACCAACGGACCGAAAAAATAAAAAAGAAATTGTGATCTTGGATGAATATTCCAAGGGCGCCCAATCTGGCGAAGTCGTAATTTGCGAACTACTTCCGGGTCGACAGTTTGGCCTTCCAGAGGGAAAAATTACCGAACGCCTTGGTCCGATGGGAGATGCGCAATCAATTAGCATGATTGCGATCCACACACACGGGATCCCTTATGAATTCAGCGAAACTGTCAAAAAAGAAGCCCTGAAGGCTAAACCGGTAACTCTCGGTAAACGCACTGATCTTAGGGATGTGCCGATCCTTACCATTGACCCAGCAGATGCACGGGACCGCGACGACGCAGTCTGGGCGGCGCCTGATGATGACCCAGAAAATCCTGGGGGATGGCAAGCCATCGTTGCAATTGCAGATGTCGCCTATTATGTCCGTGCAGGATCTGCGTTAGATACATCCGCGCTGGAGCGGGGTAATTCTGTTTATTTCCCGGATCGCGTAGTTCCTATGTTGCCTCATGAACTTTCCAGTGACCTCTGCTCCCTCCATGAAGGCGTAGACCGGCCTGTGATGGCGGTTCAAATGTGGTTCGACAAAAACGGAAAGAAGCTTCGCCATAAATTTATGCGGGCGCTGATCAACTCGGTCGCGTCCCTCACCTACAGGCAAGCACAGGATTCTCATGAAGGTCATCCAGATGAGCAAACAGAACCTTTAAAGCCAATTCTGGATTCGCTCTTTGAGGCCTATAAAGCTCTAAAAAAAGCTCGCGACAAACGGGAACCTCTAGATCTGGAGCTTCCTGAGCGAAAAATTGAGCTCAACGAGGATGGCTTTATCAAGGCCGTTACCAAGAAAACTCGGTTTACAGCTCACATGCTGATCGAAGAGTTTATGATTCAGGCGAATGTTTGCGCAGCGGAAACTCTGATTAAGAAGAAACGCCCTTGCATGTTCCGCGTGCATGAGCCGCCAGATCAAGACAAACTGGAGGGCTTAAAAGAAACACTTTCCGATATGGACATCAACTTCGCCAAGGGTCAGGTCATGAAGACCGCTACCTTCAATCGGATCCTGTCGCAGGCGAAAACTGAAACAGATCGGGAGTTGGTAAGTGCTCTAGTACTCAGATCACAATCCCAGGCTGTGTACAGTCCTGATAACAGGCATCATTTCGGACTGAACCTGAAGAACTATGCCCATTTCACATCGCCTATCCGGCGTTATGCGGATTTGCTCGTTCACCGAAGCCTTATCTCCGCACACGGCTTTGGCAATGATGGTCTATCCGATGAGGTTGCCGATAACTTTGACGCCATTGGCGAGCAGATTTCCAACCTTGAGCGTCGTGCAATGCTGGCAGAGCGTCAGACCCTTGATCGCTTTACCGCTGTTTATCATGCCAACCAAGTTGACAAGATTTTTGAAGCGAAAGTCACCGGCGTAACGCGAGCAGGGTTGTTTGTCTCCCTAGAGCCAACAGGTGCTGACGCACTCGCGCCCATTTCAACTCTGGGACATGACTTTTTTATCTACGATCAAGATCGACATAAACTGATTGGTGAACGGACTGGCGTGGTCTTTCAGTTAGCCGATAAGATCATGGTCCGCCTCAGAGAAGTGGACATTCCTACGGGTAGTATGGTTGTCTCAGTTGAAGAGGAAGACGGCAGCTCCGCCTTTGATGCCAAAGCCCGAGGAAAATCGAGAAGGGCGCTGTCAAAAGGCCGTAAGCCTGGAACAGCACCGACGGGTAAACCCCGCAAAAAAAGAACGACACCCAAAGGCAAAAAGCGTGCTCAACAACGAAAATCACACCAATCCTAA